From a single Cryptococcus neoformans var. neoformans B-3501A chromosome 3, whole genome shotgun sequence genomic region:
- a CDS encoding hypothetical protein (Match to ESTs gb|CF185878.1|CF185878, gb|CF185877.1|CF185877; HMMPfam hit to PQ-loop, PQ loop repeat, score: 107.9, E(): 2.4e-29), whose translation MSIALWVVVYSPQMWENYQLKSGEGLSVPFIILWLLGDITNLFGGMMAHLLPTVIILAVYYTICDLVLLFQVYYYRRFPSPSAHQHITSDESTPLLPEPRQPKPLLPPLIEYPVLLGFVLLAGAGAWFLTDRDEVHVPEDPEVTIEWKSQALGWASAVLYLGSRIPQIVHNYKTRCAGLSLAMFFFAISGNITYVLSILLKSLNPRWILANAPWLAGSGLTVFLDLFVLAQFAIFSWQDERRKKTSGEVDNEEEDG comes from the exons ATGTCGATCGCCCTTTGGGTCGTCGTCTACAGCCCCCAAATGTGGGAGAACTACCAGCTCAAATCTGGTGAAGGCCTTTCAGTACCGTTTATCATTCTGTGGTTACTAGGAGACATTACAAATTTGTTTGGTGGCATGATGGCGCATCTGTTACCTACCGTCATAATCCTTGCCGTCTAT TATACTATTTGTGATTTGGTCCTGCTTTTCCAAGTTTATTACTATCGTCGCTTCCCATCACCCAGCGCTCACCAGCATATCACATCTGATGAATCcacccctcttctcccagaACCTCGGCAGCCCAAACCTCTTTTGCCCCCACTTATCGAATACCCAGTGTTGCTTGGATTCGTTTTGCttgctggtgctggtgcttGGTTCCTTACCGATCGGGATGAAGTCCACGTCCCCGAGGATCCGGAAGTGACTATCGAATGGAAGAGCCAGGCTTTGGGCTGGGCAAGTGCCGTTCTATATTTGGGCAGTCGCATACCCCAGATTGTACACAATTA CAAGACAAGGTGCGCCGGTCTTTCGCTCGCCATGTTCTTCTTTGCGATCTCCGGCA ATATAACCTATGTACTTTCGATCCTTCTCAAGTCTCTCAATCCTCGCTGGATCCTCGCCAACGCTCCCTGGCTCGCCGGATCTGGCCTGACAGTTTTTCTCGATCTATTTGTCCTTGCCCAATTCGCCATATTTAGCTGGCAGgacgagaggaggaaaaagacgTCTGGTGAGGTAgacaatgaagaagaggatggataG